A stretch of Equus przewalskii isolate Varuska chromosome 11, EquPr2, whole genome shotgun sequence DNA encodes these proteins:
- the MOB2 gene encoding MOB kinase activator 2 isoform X4 has protein sequence MYLEPEYTKSRITDFEFKELVVLPREIDLNEWLASNTTTFFHHVNLQYSTISEFCTGEACQTMAVCNTQYYWHDERGKKVKCTAPQYVDFVMSSVQKLVTDEDVFPTKYGREFPSSFESLVKKICKYLFHVLAHIYSSHFKETLALELHGHLNTLYVHFILFAREFNLLDPKETAVMDDLTEVLCSSGGRGGGSGDGAGSGGMGAQNHVKER, from the exons ATGTACCTGGAGCCTGAGTACACCAAGTCCAGGATCACAGACTTCGAATTCAAGGAGCTGGTGGTGCTGCCCCGGGAGATCGACCTCAACGAATGGCTGGCCAGCAACA CCACGACATTTTTCCACCATGTCAACCTGCAGTATAGCACCATCTCGGAATTCTGCACAGGAGAGGCGTGCCAGACGATGGCCGTGTGCAACAC ACAGTACTACTGGCACGACGAGCGGGGCAAGAAGGTCAAGTGCACCGCCCCGCAGTACGTCGACTTTGTCATGAGCTCTGTGCAGAAGCTGGTGACTGATGAGGACGTGTTCCCCACGAAATATG GCAGAGAATTCCCCAGCTCCTTCGAGTCTCTGGTGAAGAAGATCTGCAAGTACCTGTTCCACGTGCTGGCACACATCTACTCGTCCCACTTCAAGGAGACCCTGGCCCTCGAGCTGCACGGACACTTGAATACACTCTATGTCCACTTCATCCTCTTTGCCAGGGAGTTCAACCTGCTTGACCCCAAAGAGACCGCCGTCATGGACGACCTCACAGAGGTGCTGTGCAGCAGCGGGGGCCGCGGCGGGGGCAGCGGGGATGGGGCTGGCAGTGGGGGCATGGGGGCACAGAACCACGTGAAGGAGAGGTGA
- the MOB2 gene encoding MOB kinase activator 2 isoform X2 codes for MRWIILTGFQMLAKLGFLGKSKAKPNGKKPAAEEKKMYLEPEYTKSRITDFEFKELVVLPREIDLNEWLASNTTTFFHHVNLQYSTISEFCTGEACQTMAVCNTQYYWHDERGKKVKCTAPQYVDFVMSSVQKLVTDEDVFPTKYGREFPSSFESLVKKICKYLFHVLAHIYSSHFKETLALELHGHLNTLYVHFILFAREFNLLDPKETAVMDDLTEVLCSSGGRGGGSGDGAGSGGMGAQNHVKER; via the exons ATGCGGTGGATCATACTGACTGGTTTTCAGATGTTGGCTAAGCTTGGATTCCTGGG GAAGTCTAAAGCAAAGCCTAACGGGAAGAAGCCTGCAGCAGAGGAGAAGAAGATGTACCTGGAGCCTGAGTACACCAAGTCCAGGATCACAGACTTCGAATTCAAGGAGCTGGTGGTGCTGCCCCGGGAGATCGACCTCAACGAATGGCTGGCCAGCAACA CCACGACATTTTTCCACCATGTCAACCTGCAGTATAGCACCATCTCGGAATTCTGCACAGGAGAGGCGTGCCAGACGATGGCCGTGTGCAACAC ACAGTACTACTGGCACGACGAGCGGGGCAAGAAGGTCAAGTGCACCGCCCCGCAGTACGTCGACTTTGTCATGAGCTCTGTGCAGAAGCTGGTGACTGATGAGGACGTGTTCCCCACGAAATATG GCAGAGAATTCCCCAGCTCCTTCGAGTCTCTGGTGAAGAAGATCTGCAAGTACCTGTTCCACGTGCTGGCACACATCTACTCGTCCCACTTCAAGGAGACCCTGGCCCTCGAGCTGCACGGACACTTGAATACACTCTATGTCCACTTCATCCTCTTTGCCAGGGAGTTCAACCTGCTTGACCCCAAAGAGACCGCCGTCATGGACGACCTCACAGAGGTGCTGTGCAGCAGCGGGGGCCGCGGCGGGGGCAGCGGGGATGGGGCTGGCAGTGGGGGCATGGGGGCACAGAACCACGTGAAGGAGAGGTGA
- the MOB2 gene encoding MOB kinase activator 2 isoform X1 — protein sequence MLGDHSGLPADRALLSQPPKTGLRCKMVLQAVGKVLRKSKAKPNGKKPAAEEKKMYLEPEYTKSRITDFEFKELVVLPREIDLNEWLASNTTTFFHHVNLQYSTISEFCTGEACQTMAVCNTQYYWHDERGKKVKCTAPQYVDFVMSSVQKLVTDEDVFPTKYGREFPSSFESLVKKICKYLFHVLAHIYSSHFKETLALELHGHLNTLYVHFILFAREFNLLDPKETAVMDDLTEVLCSSGGRGGGSGDGAGSGGMGAQNHVKER from the exons ATGCTTGGAGACCACAGTGGTCTCCCCGCAGACCGAGCTCTGCTCAGCCAGCCCCCCAAAACTGGACTCCGCTGCAAAATGGTGCTTCAGGCAGTCGGCAAAGTACTCAG GAAGTCTAAAGCAAAGCCTAACGGGAAGAAGCCTGCAGCAGAGGAGAAGAAGATGTACCTGGAGCCTGAGTACACCAAGTCCAGGATCACAGACTTCGAATTCAAGGAGCTGGTGGTGCTGCCCCGGGAGATCGACCTCAACGAATGGCTGGCCAGCAACA CCACGACATTTTTCCACCATGTCAACCTGCAGTATAGCACCATCTCGGAATTCTGCACAGGAGAGGCGTGCCAGACGATGGCCGTGTGCAACAC ACAGTACTACTGGCACGACGAGCGGGGCAAGAAGGTCAAGTGCACCGCCCCGCAGTACGTCGACTTTGTCATGAGCTCTGTGCAGAAGCTGGTGACTGATGAGGACGTGTTCCCCACGAAATATG GCAGAGAATTCCCCAGCTCCTTCGAGTCTCTGGTGAAGAAGATCTGCAAGTACCTGTTCCACGTGCTGGCACACATCTACTCGTCCCACTTCAAGGAGACCCTGGCCCTCGAGCTGCACGGACACTTGAATACACTCTATGTCCACTTCATCCTCTTTGCCAGGGAGTTCAACCTGCTTGACCCCAAAGAGACCGCCGTCATGGACGACCTCACAGAGGTGCTGTGCAGCAGCGGGGGCCGCGGCGGGGGCAGCGGGGATGGGGCTGGCAGTGGGGGCATGGGGGCACAGAACCACGTGAAGGAGAGGTGA
- the MOB2 gene encoding MOB kinase activator 2 isoform X3, producing MDWLMGKSKAKPNGKKPAAEEKKMYLEPEYTKSRITDFEFKELVVLPREIDLNEWLASNTTTFFHHVNLQYSTISEFCTGEACQTMAVCNTQYYWHDERGKKVKCTAPQYVDFVMSSVQKLVTDEDVFPTKYGREFPSSFESLVKKICKYLFHVLAHIYSSHFKETLALELHGHLNTLYVHFILFAREFNLLDPKETAVMDDLTEVLCSSGGRGGGSGDGAGSGGMGAQNHVKER from the exons GAAGTCTAAAGCAAAGCCTAACGGGAAGAAGCCTGCAGCAGAGGAGAAGAAGATGTACCTGGAGCCTGAGTACACCAAGTCCAGGATCACAGACTTCGAATTCAAGGAGCTGGTGGTGCTGCCCCGGGAGATCGACCTCAACGAATGGCTGGCCAGCAACA CCACGACATTTTTCCACCATGTCAACCTGCAGTATAGCACCATCTCGGAATTCTGCACAGGAGAGGCGTGCCAGACGATGGCCGTGTGCAACAC ACAGTACTACTGGCACGACGAGCGGGGCAAGAAGGTCAAGTGCACCGCCCCGCAGTACGTCGACTTTGTCATGAGCTCTGTGCAGAAGCTGGTGACTGATGAGGACGTGTTCCCCACGAAATATG GCAGAGAATTCCCCAGCTCCTTCGAGTCTCTGGTGAAGAAGATCTGCAAGTACCTGTTCCACGTGCTGGCACACATCTACTCGTCCCACTTCAAGGAGACCCTGGCCCTCGAGCTGCACGGACACTTGAATACACTCTATGTCCACTTCATCCTCTTTGCCAGGGAGTTCAACCTGCTTGACCCCAAAGAGACCGCCGTCATGGACGACCTCACAGAGGTGCTGTGCAGCAGCGGGGGCCGCGGCGGGGGCAGCGGGGATGGGGCTGGCAGTGGGGGCATGGGGGCACAGAACCACGTGAAGGAGAGGTGA